The genomic DNA TCTTCTATGAATCTGCAGTCTTTATTCTTAATGTATTTCTTTCAGTTGATGCTATTTCTGCTTTATCACTACTATTTTCTGTTTTAGTTTCATATTATGTCTTAATGTTACTTatgaaaagataaataatacattattatatttaatgtatattagttagaaacataaataataaattattacagCTTATAATGCATTCATGCACAATAAATACGTAACAAAACTGAAACAAATGAAAAGACTAAGTAATATACTTAATGATATATTAATTAGAAACATAAATAATATGGAATAGTACTACTTAAATGGTTATAGCCAATCATACAGAACAAAAATGTAATTAGAATGGCCAAAAACACGCTTAAGGGAAATCGAACCTGGGTCTAGAGCTAGGAAAGTAAGCATATTACCACTAGGCTAGACACAACTATGAGGATATATGTGTACCCCCTTGTACTTAATTGGATCCGCCAGTGCTTATAAGAGCACCTCCACCGATGCTCGATGCTAAGGCGGGCGTCCGTGCCGACAGAGCGGCAAGCACTGCTCGCCgatgtgctcttgccgacggcacggccctgctcgatgcatcgagtacCACCGTGTGAAGAAAAAacagatataatttattgggaagtggaaaaataaattttttcaatttaaattcgatttttttaattcattttcctttgtttaaaaaaatcaaaataaattaaaaaatcaaatttaaattgaaaaaaattatttttccacttcccaataaattatatccgttttcttcACTTTTaacttgtttttttattttttacccaaaattcacattttcatctataaataccctcatttctacaccaaaaatttcacaccacactacacaatacaATTCTCTCAttaattctcatctaaattctcactCTTTCACTCTTGCagaaaaaatgtccggctccggtgATCACTCTTCCGACTCCCGCGGATGAAACCACAAATGGTTCGACTCATCGCCATTTCCTAATCTAGATACGGATTTCTCCCCCCTCCTCCAACCCAAGCTTCGCatattccgggtggctaccggccttacccggtgaaCAGCAAGATGCCATTGAGGGGAAATACGGGTGGAGTACTATGTAATACTATGTTTACAAAAATTAAAGTCACATCTTCCCAATTTCATtcgttcattaaaattaaaattagttagtatactacaaatgaaaatttatgcttaatttattacttttttttatcttatttttttctacttattttttttcttttttttatctattttatttttttcttatattgtATCCATTCCActttaaaattcgtatatgaatttagagtaaaggccaaaagcggtcctgaacatatgcccattttacgattttggtccgaTACtctatcttttgaatttttgcatcctgaacatttcaactcggatcacaattggtcctacactaacagtttcatcaatttttaaacggttttaacccaaTTTTAACGGTTTTAACAGCCCCATTCGGATTAAAACCGTTTATCGGTCAAAATctggttaaaaccgtttaaaaattgacggaattgttagtgtagcTGTGTACGACCAATTGTGATTCGAGTAGAAATGTCCAGGatgtaaaaattcaaaagataatgtatATGACCTAAATCATAAAATGAgcatgtcacgaccacatctccctagcaCTAGTGAGCGTacctatttcgcgactaaaaaaATACTCTCATCAATCATGAAGTAGACATAAGAGCAATAAATCAACTCGAGGTAATAGTTTTGAAGAGGAATTGGTACATAGTCAAAAGaaaatcagagtatcaagaCTAAATTCATAAAATCCTAGAACGTACTTCTATTGCAGTGGAAGAGTCCACGACAAAATAGTATGTACGAAGACATACTACTTTGGGCTACCTAACTACTTATTAATAGTCATTTCCCAACACCTTCGCCTCCTCGTTCACGTTCAACATGCACGTTAGAAAagaacatgcagggctgagtacttgatatactcaatGGACATAGTGCCAAAATATAAGTACCATTTAAATTTGTCAGCCACAGTTGAGTGAACACGaggttttatttaaaatgcccgagtcactaaatttCCTTTGATTTCATAAAATTTGATTGCTCAATCACATGAACATAGATACTATATCTGAACGTATATGAAcagggaatgtggccacattccacgacggtcactggatcGGCCAACTCGAAGGCTAGCTCACGATCCCCGTATGTGTACCATAGTCCAAGTATGGTTTTCGGCCctactaggacccgaattcgatttaacataattggcatagccaagcagataggtaatcgtaaaagcaaaacatggcatgacaaacacgTTTAGAAAAGATTCACATATTCATACTAAAATCACGTTTTGAAAAGAATGCCTACCTCAAAAGATATTTCCTTAGCCGAAAGTTTCCTTGATTTGGTCCTAAACGACGCGCGAAGACGTCCCTTTAGAAAAATAAGATAGTACTTAATCAGACTTAAGAAGCTAAATAAGCTTAACGTGTATGCATTCCTAAGTGCGCGAtcatttttatttctctctccctATTCCATAGAAAAGTCCTTAAACATTAATTAAATCgagcgatttaatttatttggaggTTTACAAAATTATTCAAGCATTATTTAAAATCCggaaattaaatttattgtcACGGAATTAAATAGCAGGCTATCCATTATTTAATCAGTCAAACATTAGGACGAACCACCATTTAATTGATATATAGGAGGCCcaactaatttttaaattatacaaCACTGGcccaaatacataattaaaacaaGTGGCCCAAACTCTTCCTATCCGCGACATGGGCTCACTGCCCCGGGCTCGACGGGCTGATCGGGTAGGGCTGCGGTGAGGACGTGGTTTGAGCTCGGGAGAAAGAGGCCTAAAGTATAGCTAATAGAAGCTTTTAGTTTCTTAGCCTCCTTGGCTCATTCTTGAACATTTTTTTGTAACATTAAAGATCTtccatttaaattaattgtattatTCGAGAAGTATGCGAACACTTTCGTTTGGGGAGAACAACTTCATATCCTTGTACAACgttcattttatttcatagcATACATTTGATTGTTTTAGTTCGTTCGACTATTACTTTAACTTTAGTTTTGCGAACTAACAACATTAAGTACCAACAAAGGGGCAACAAGTTCCATTTAACTCAACGAAACAAGAGAGCGATAAATCTCTAGTTCGACATTAAAGATAAcgaaaaaaagataataaaatgggCGGGTATTACATTGCGTATGTTCGGGAccagttttggcctttactcataAATTTATTATAGTGGACAAATAAAATAGTAAAGCCAGAAATACTCTATAGCCTTTTTATACACATGAATAGAACTTCctactttttattcttttcttatATATGAAAAAGGCTAGAGTATTTTCTGAAATATAATCGGGATACTATCTGTTATAAATTTCCCCTTAATTAACTaaagttatatttttaaattaaatttggattAAACTTCATGTTACTActattatgaatttatgatttgTGTGTTGTTTATTAGTTCAAGTTAAAAAACAAGACTACGTACTTTATATTTAACTATTTTAAGGTTTTTCTTAAATAGGAGAATATGAAGATAAAAGGAAATGTTGTTTAAGATTTTTTTGCTGATACTTTTATCTGTTGTTATGGTTGCTTAGGTTAATTTTGGTGTTATACGTCAAAATGGTGATAATGATTGCTAATGACTGGAAATTTCCACTTAAATAAGTGTATATTTAAATCATACTATATGACTattatttgtttcttttttatttccttctaATCTTTTTTACTCTTTTTTGTCGTTCCTTTTTCTGAAGGAAACTGCTTTTTAGTTTTATCCATTTTCGGATTGGCCTTAGGCATAAGAAGTTGCATGGAGATGGACTAAAAATATTGGGTTGTCtaattttattgaattgatatttatatgtgcattatttaaagAACACATGCGtgagaaaatgaaatggaaaggGACTTTCTGGAATCATATCTCTTGCATGTGatatttcttttatcttttggcaaaaattcctttttcttttacttttttgcGTCTTATTATAATGATTATGAAATATTCGTGCACACACACAATTAACGGATTCTCTAAATAGAcgtttatatattttttcaaatgtATGGATAGGTATATACTTGTATGTGAAAATGtaaactaaatttaaaaatgGTGTGAAAATGTAAAAGTCGTTGATTTTTAGATTAGTAAGCATATCAAAATATGagtttttttccattttgaaagGACCATACTTGGAACTTAAAGAGGGTAGTTTATTTTGAGGGAGTCATAATTGAAAACTAATGCCTAATTTCAgcgtaaaaatgaaaaaaaaggttTTGTAATATAATATCCCACCCTTTCCATATAATAATGTCTATATTTGCTCTTTTTAAACCTCATATTATACATTTTCTTCGTCCTTTATTAgcaatcatttctattttttcgaTCGTTttaaaattatgcaattttgtttccttttattagcaatcatttctattttttcgaTCGTTttaaaattatgcaattttgttTTAGGAAAAATAAATCTCTAACGAGATGGAACttagtttttaaaaataatggtCATTTTTTTCTTACATTACCAATTATAAAGTAAAACTCTATCATTTTAAAAGATGATACTTTCAAAGGACAAAGAGTACATTTCTTTATTTTAGGTAATGGACCACACACTCCAACAAATCATTATACTCTCTAAGTCTATGTCTCATCCCACGTAtcaactttctattttaagttCATCAAGTAATTTTGATTTCGCTTTTAAAAAAACCAATATTTtacctttttctcttactttaagTCCTTCTTGCGCTTGTACGATGCCAACAGCTTAAGCTTGCTATAGCGTTCGACAATGCGCTCCTAGTACGCGACTTACCTCTAGTTGTTGGAGTGTCCTCCAATATATTGATCAACACCTCGCCAAAAGCATGGTCTGATCGTCGGAGTAGTTCTGCCTCCCTGGAGTGTATTCGTCACTCTCCATGACCGCCAACAACTTCTGGGCTTTTACCTTCACCTTTTTCTTCGTGGACTGGGAACCGGGACTCAGCTCCATGTCATCGAGCTCGTACAACTGTGGTGAAGTTCAGATCTTACTGGGTGTTCGAACAAAGCTGGACTCCACCGAACCCGGTGTATCGAATGGTCGAAAATCGTCAGATTCATGACCCAGCCACCGGGCACCACCGGCGTCGAACATTGGCATTTTGTCGGGGCTATTCGGGTATGGTAAACCTCCGGGTTTCATCATCGAATTACTAGTAATAGAGAAAATGAGACGGGGAAGAGATTGAAGTGAAAGGTGTGAGAATGAAGGTAAAATGGGGTATACATGGAGTAAAAAAATGGAACAAGCATCGTCCGACCTATCGTCCGCCCTATTGACAATGATCGTTCGCCTTTAAGTTCGCGGACTAAGTTAAGGGCGTGGCTATGGTCCGACCGTCCGAGGAATCGTTCGCCCACCTGCAGTGACAGAAGTGGGCGGACGATAGGGGTGGACAATGCATGGGGCGGGACATCTTCCGCCCATTGTGGATATTCTAAGGAATTGGATGATAACTGTATATTAAAGTACTGACGTCGTCCTGCAATAAGCGAAGTGTTTCTTTTggacacgagatttaagaaaaaattatatataatgaTTGAAGTAATAAGTGAGTAAAAATGAGAAGTCAATAGGTAATTAAGTATATAAGATGCAAAATGGACATCACGTGATCTCCTTAGTTTCATCAATCATCAAGATATCACTCTTTTATTTTGTCGgtgtgaaattatttaatttaagcaCAACATATTGTCTGTCAAATAGTACTAATTAGGAAAAGGATACATACATGCAaatcatttaattaataaaatagcaATCGATCTTTATTAATAGTATTAAGAAATAAGAAAGATGGTGACAATAAACATAGTATCAAACGAAAACGCGTGAGATACGTGGGAGGTTAATCAATAACCTCCTAATTAAAAACACacagttttttttaaaagtgaGGAGATGAACGTAGAAATGAAAAGCAAAGGTGATCGATGCAGCCGCACACATGACCATGTTCTGATATTCACATAGGCTTGACTGATCTTACACGAAAGTCAAAGTTGTAGTAACTGACGCCATTGTAGACACCATCAATCTGTTGGAAATAGGCAATTCGGCCGTTGGCGGAGTTGTGGTCTTCCTGAGTATAAGAAAATGGGATATTGCAGCTACCCCTTGTCCCGACATAATCGATTACAGCCATAGTGTTGGCGGGCACAGGAACGGTGCCTGTTGCCGTAACTGATGTTGTAGTGGTGGTGGTTTCGTCTCACTGCAACGTCCCGCTTATCTCAAATGACACTTCAATCTGTTCATCTGCAATGAAGGGCAACCCTGCTTTGATGCTAGTGCTCACCCCTGCTGTTAAAGATGCGCCACGGCTAAAAGTATAAGATTTCTCGTCTTGATATGTTATGGACACAGCCATGGAATCATCCTTATCCGTGTTGTTCGTGAGCCTAGCCGTGCCAGCCAAATAAGGTTTTTCGTCGTATACCCGTGCGTTCTCCATCCGATACCGCACATAGTAGATCTTTCTCCGGGACACCAGTTCTTCCACCTGCAATCTCGTTTCTTTCATGAGGGTGCCGGTTAAGGAAGCAAGACCGTCTGTCACACCATCTGATGTGAAACGTCCACAAAACCTGTTGTTGGATGCACTTTGTAGCGCTATAGTGTTATTATCAATTTTGATCGGCCAGAAGTGAGTGCTGGTTTCACTGCCCTTCCCGTCCGCGTATATCCAGCTATCACTCGCCCACCACAATTTTCCAAAATGATCTGAAATTAGTTGGACGTGTCCATCGGGCATCAGCGACACCGTGTGCCCAGAATAAACATCGATACTATCATCTGATGCAAATTGTAGTTAGTAGTTGCTCTTGTCTATGAAAGCCTTGAGGTAATGCCCGTTGTCTCCTTTCACAGCAATGTGCGGAGGCATTTTAACCAATGTGCCCCAATCCACAAACCCTAGAGTCGCGCCTACGCTGTCTTTGTCAATGTAGAAACCCTTGGTTGAGTTGTCCATCATCACACGCCACCCGCTCTGGACGTGAGTCAAGTAGAGCTCATCCGACTGCAAGCTTGGCTCGAAGAGCGTGCACGACGCCTTCGTCACGTCCTCCTCGGGCTTGTTTGATACGGCCACGATGGAATTGTTGTATGCACTCTTCTGCCAATATTTGTTGTAGTAGGAGAATCGGAGGTGGACGTATTTGTCGCCTGCTGTTGCTTGCTCGATTTCAATCTTAACCATCGGGCTGAACATGTTGTCACCTCCGTTAGCGACAGACCCATCGTCCTTACGGTATAGATAAGTATTTGTAGCACTTGTTGGGACGTTCAACACGACAGCATTCGGAAGCGCCATGTTTCTACAATATTTATTAGCAtaacaatttaatttattagggTTAATATTAGATTATCTTTTTAGAATAAATCACATTTCATATACCATTTGAAATCAAGATACAAATTAAATTCTATCTTTTTAGAATAAATCACATTTCATATATCATTTGAAatcaaaatacaaattaaattcTATCAAAACGACTAATTAGACTTTATTGGCGGATGAATGAAGTACAAGATAAAAGAGATTCTAACGTAATAATCTCaattaaaaacaataacaacatgaatgaagtactccctccgtcccgctttaggagtcccggttgggataaactaataaaaaatgcctataaagtaagtaaaaaagtgttaaaagtgGGTCCTGacatccactacaacatttatttattacccactcaattaaaagtgggtcccaacatccactataatatttatttattacacacttaaacattttttttaaaacatgtgcccgactcaaccgggactcctaaagcgggacggagggagtacaagatAAGAAGAGATTCTGACGTACTAATCCCACTTAAAAACTATAACGACATAGCTAGGGAGTATTAAAAACActttaatgaaaaatataaaaaaatactataaatacaataattaaGACTCACCAAAATTGAAAAGTAGAAATTCCAAAGCTTAATTTGCGTTGTGTGTATATCTGTGTGTGTTTGTAGAAATGTATGGAATCAATTTATAGATGAAGTTTAGGTAGTGAGTTTGCTACACTCTTTACTATTTAGTGTTTGGTTTAAACATGTATTTTAAGGCATAACCTTTGGTTGGATGGTTTGCCCATCATAAAATGCGTGCTCTCCTAAGATTACTTTTTCTCTAGTTTTCATTTTACATTTCAGTATTAATGTTCTATCAAACCAATATTATATTAGTGACATAATAATTACTAACGTATAATAATGAAAGTGGTCTCTACTGTGAAATTGAATATCACGCACCTTATGCGTTTGATGAAAGTATTGAGCAAATAATTGGGTACTTATAAACAAGGCAATCCAGAAATTTTAGATTGGGgtacgataaataattatattaacttagaaatttaataatcaatcaatatttttattatctcaattatttatattcaagtgagtcaaattattatatagtataaaaataattttttgtgtTATATTAGTTGACAATTTTTCACTATTGAAAatagatattattattattattatttttttttaatctagaATTTATGTAGAAGTTcagaaaaagtttttaaaatttttaataaaacggAATGTATTACTACTCCATAAATAATCAAATATGATTGTAACTGAAAACATAAATAGTAAAAATTATATCCAACCCCATTTGatgaaaagataaataatatattattatatttaatgtatattagttagaaacataaataataaattataattttagaaaatgaaaCATGAAACATACATAGAGAGAGACCGAGAGACGCACAAAGACGGAGGGTGACAAACTATTAAATGTA from Salvia splendens isolate huo1 unplaced genomic scaffold, SspV2 ctg745, whole genome shotgun sequence includes the following:
- the LOC121791183 gene encoding uncharacterized protein LOC121791183 isoform X1; protein product: MPDGHVQLISDHFGKLWWASDSWIYADGKGSETSTHFWPIKIDNNTIALQSASNNRFCGRFTSDGVTDGLASLTGTLMKETRLQVEELVSRRKIYYVRYRMENARVYDEKPYLAGTARLTNNTDKDDSMAVSITYQDEKSYTFSRGASLTAGVSTSIKAGLPFIADEQIEVSFEISGTLQ
- the LOC121791183 gene encoding uncharacterized protein LOC121791183 isoform X2: MALPNAVVLNVPTSATNTYLYRKDDGSVANGGDNMFSPMVKIEIEQATAGDKYVHLRFSYYNKYWQKSAYNNSIVAVSNKPEEDVTKASCTLFEPSLQSDELYLTHVQSGWRVMMDNSTKGFYIDKDSVGATLGFVDWGTLVKMPPHIAVKGDNGHYLKAFIDKSNY